From a region of the Cyprinus carpio isolate SPL01 chromosome A18, ASM1834038v1, whole genome shotgun sequence genome:
- the rap2b gene encoding ras-related protein Rap-2b — MREYKVVVLGSGGVGKSALTVQFVTGSFIEKYDPTIEDFYRKEIEVDSSPSVLEILDTAGTEQFASMRDLYIRNGQGFILVYSLVNQQSFQDIKPMRDQIIRVKRYERVPMILVGNKVDLEGEREVSSGEGKALADEWNCPFMETSAKNKGSVDELFAEIVRQMNYASAPNGDDQCCASCAIL, encoded by the coding sequence ATGAGAGAATACAAAGTGGTCGTGTTGGGATCCGGCGGCGTGGGAAAATCGGCGCTGACCGTGCAGTTCGTCACCGGATCCTTCATCGAGAAGTACGACCCGACGATAGAGGACTTCTACCGCAAGGAGATCGAGGTGGACTCGTCGCCGTCGGTGCTGGAGATCCTGGACACGGCGGGCACCGAGCAGTTCGCCTCCATGCGCGATCTGTACATCAGGAACGGCCAGGGCTTTATCCTCGTGTACAGTCTGGTCAACCAGCAGAGCTTCCAGGACATCAAGCCCATGCGCGACCAGATCATCCGCGTCAAGCGCTACGAGCGCGTGCCCATGATCCTGGTGGGCAACAAGGTGGATCTGGAGGGCGAGAGGGAGGTGTCTTCCGGGGAAGGCAAGGCGCTGGCGGACGAGTGGAACTGCCCGTTCATGGAGACCTCGGCCAAAAACAAAGGCTCCGTGGACGAGCTGTTCGCGGAGATCGTGCGGCAGATGAACTACGCGTCGGCGCCGAACGGAGACGACCAGTGCTGCGCGTCCTGCGCGATTCTTTAA